A stretch of Halichondria panicea chromosome 1, odHalPani1.1, whole genome shotgun sequence DNA encodes these proteins:
- the LOC135351979 gene encoding uncharacterized protein LOC135351979 isoform X1 codes for MMVLVTKSMIVVLLCGTLSQCSAAGTVSFCSGSESQIVMEGGSLSVCVEAILDPGDSVEVGLSVTPAGELDVPANTLHLNDTTTIDCWMVTATDNDIYETDSQILTLNLVLVNPTPSDIVLTDPSTATITEMDDEVVMVKFTTSAGENIEGVILVAEGQSVEVCVSVSGATISEREVVVQVATSELQDDPKAATSNMDYKHVTKDATLTSNESQVCMIIIRARIDLIYENNEVFGVNLSIDASANLRVRLGAQKTVCIRDGDRAVVSLVNTIIMQNEGDGDVSVCARLDSPVGGTEKEIFITLNSIDFTFPANSSVEDTQCLTIKVTIDNVYQRSPVLMQTVTLSKMDDQERLYLTNTVTMVTINDDDDAVISMVNDTVTTTEGGVAYVCANLVSPSGGTSVPITVVFVWSGESSIETFSANSNPNTEVCMQLTVADDDIYGTSPVAVMISNFNSRVSVGTRNQTIITVRDDDDVTIEMKNETLDQNEGDGGVTVCAILTGPPGGLEQSVTVQFTAPANLSPNGQQTLTFPSGATERCITYTDPVNDDELFETTSPLASFIVTLSDNQDRVTATGITIINVYDDDDAVVSIVTPTMTTIEGGVVAVCANLDSPSGGTSVPITVVFTWSGGSDSSIFSANSNANTRACIWLTVADDDIYGTSPIPVTVVLNISSPISRVSVGNIGQTIITVRDDDDAVVSMVNDTMTTTEGGVANVCANLVSPSGGTSVPITVVFVWSGGGLDSAIFSANSNTRACIQLTVADDDIYGTSPIPVYTVMIRNFNLRVTIGTISQTIITVRDDDDVTIEIKNETLNQNEEDGDVTVCAILTGPPGGLRQSVTVQFTAPATVLILNGKQTNDVTFPSGAKFFSEQCITYTDPVRDDELFETTSPLASFTVTLSDNQDCVTATGTTTINVYDDDNPVLALSQLSYTFAEATKETGEICVMFEGPSGGLATGTLEVLFTIDTGNINRPATPQVDFTTSSLMQTRQFLTIGESRCISVTIVDDVTADPGELFRVLLTSPNNRITFRGGAVAIVIIDNDDVLPGPTNLRNSTTEPKSVILMWDPPDTTSITVALIGYSVQVTGTSGFPSMSHTTNSSFIVINNLFPYQQYQFSVSAIYEEDNIGEIVSIVVRTRQEAPGILTAPTATSTATTLTLSWDPPAEPNGVIITYTLYVDYLNGTITNIPTPSASFLLSPLSPYQTISVQVSASTSVGEGPRTNSTRFTTAEAKSGPVGDLNVLRVNKTTFTVNWVAPAEVNGVLLTYTIRTNEEGSSSADTEYNTLATLFTIHELAPYTPYVVSVAAINGAGIGEPVSVVEFTAEGVPLIHPRDIGSTRLNGTAVRVSWRPLSRSEARGFITNYTITYWRVGSNTANAITITVSGEDASSATIINLDPNSDYYFTVSAGTVQGVSNVSAAIVIPTQSSGNQPMVGVGGIAAGLIMVVVLLTIIVCIVCIVRRRQHSEFAPKQKLMKHAPPPKPIRSPDTYPLHGKDIESQGELHKEEVEVEVEVDTAFYNSEDIAVTDFAGHVRELHKDDDTDFESEYRSIKNGNHSWNVAQLPENKFKKNRFTNIFPYDHCRVKLQSTDVPGSDYINASWIKGYRNDNAYVAAQGPMAATINDFWRMIWENKLPTIVMVTKLVESSREKCARYWPSATGEKMEVGPNIFILLKEIKLFTDYEIRIMSITNASELGSSPFLVTHFYYLGWPDHGVPQYATSLLGYLRRVRKTHPVSGPPLLVHCSAGVGRTGTFIVLDAMLQRIQEERVVNVYQFVWELRERRCLMVQTKSQYMFIHDALDELITCGNTEIAAHNLNIATHHLGTIAPGKSLSGYEEQFQLLEQVSRKPSQQDRDIIASQEVESKNRYHDKFPYDVHRPKLMGSSKQDQYINASFIDGYKHRRCFVVTQAPLDNTVLDFWKMAKNLGSRTIVLLCDLTENGKDMCTQYWPDKVDGEVTYGKITIKLLSEKCEKEIVVRKLEISQTMKVTGRDCYVLTMFHCMTWNENGTPPAPEPVIHLNELVVNNQKSTGNKPITVMCNDGCGRSGTFLSVYSTIDRFKVEAVVDVFQCVKSARIQRMALMANTKQYILVHEVLKNYMNSFDQYAIFTVQ; via the exons ATGATGGTACTTGTAACTAAGAGCATGATTGTGGTGTTGCTATGCGGCACTCTCAGTCAGTGCAGTGCAGCTGGAACAGTCAGCTTTTGCAGTGGTAGTGAATCTCAGATAGTAATGGAGGGAGGCAGTTTGTCAGTCTGTGTGGAGGCTATACTGGACCCTGGAGATAGTGTAGAGGTGGGACTATCAGTCACTCCGGCAG gagaaCTTGATGTTCCTGCAAACACATTGCATCTGAATGACACTACTACTATTGATTGTTGGATGGTTACTGCCACAGACAATGACATTTATGAAACTGATAGTCAGATACTTACACTGAATCTTGTTCTTGTGAACCCAACTCCGTCAGATATTGTACTGACAGATCCAAGTACTGCAACTATCACAGAAATGGATGATGAAG TGGTGATGGTAAAGTTTACAACCTCAGCGGGAGAAAATATAGAAGGTGTTATTCTTGTGGCAGAAGGGCAATCTGTTGAGGTGTGTGTTTCAGTCAGTGGTGCAACCATTAGTGAGAGAGAGGTGGTGGTGCAAGTAGCTACTAGCGAACTGCAAGACGATCCAAAGGCAGCAA CCTCGAACATGGATTATAAACATGTTACAAAGGACGCAACATTAACTTCGAATGAATCACAAGTTTGTATGATTATTATTCGAGCAAGAATAGACCTTATTTATGAGAATAACGAGGTATTTGGTGTGAACCTGTCAATTGATGCCAGTGCTAATCTGAGGGTCAGACTTGGGGCACAGAAAACTGTTTGCATTAGGGATGGGGATA GAGCTGTAGTATCGCTAgtgaacacaataataatgcagAATGAAGGAGATGGTGATGTCTCAGTGTGTGCTAGACTAGACTCTCCAGtgggagggacagagaaagaGATATTTATAACACTCAATAGTA TTGACTTCACCTTCCCTGCCAACTCTTCTGTGGAAGATACCCAGTGCCTGACTATCAAAGTTACTATTGACAATGTGTACCAAAGAAGTCCAGTGTTGATGCAGACTGTTACCCTCAGCAAAATGGATGATCAAGAAAGATTGTATCTGACAAACACAGTGACAATGGTTACTATcaacgatgatgatg ATGCTGTTATCTCCATGGTCAATGATACCGTGACAACTACCGAGGGTGGTGTGGCTTATGTGTGTGCTAATTTGGTCAGTCCATCTGGTGGAACAAGTGTACCCATCACTGTTGTGTTTGTTTGGAGTGGAG AATCAAGCATTGAAACCTTCTCAGCTAACTCAAACCCAAACACTGAGGTGTGTATGCAACTGACAGTGGCAGATGATGATATATACGGGACGTCTCCAGTTGCTGTTATGATAAGCAATTTCAACTCAAGAGTGTCTGTTGGAACAAGAAACCAAACCATAATAACAGTCAGGGATGATGATG ATGTCACAATTGAAATGAAGAATGAAACTTTGGACCAAAATGAAGGAGATGGTGGTGTCACTGTCTGTGCAATACTCACTGGGCCCCCAGGTGGTCTAGAACAATCAGTCACTGTCCAGTTCACTGCTCCAGCAAACCTATCTCCTAATGGACAACAGACAC TAACCTTCCCTAGTGGAGCTACTGAACGATGCATCACTTACACTGACCCTGTGAACGATGATGAACTGTTTGAGACCACAAGTCCCCTTGCATCATTTATTGTGACATTGAGTGATAACCAGGATCGTGTTACTGCCACTGGTATCACCATAATCAATGTGtacgatgatgatg ATGCTGTTGTCTCCATTGTCACTCCTACCATGACAACTATCGAGGGTGGTGTGGTTGCTGTGTGTGCTAATCTGGACAGTCCATCTGGTGGAACAAGTGTACCCATTACTGTTGTGTTTACTtggagtggag GATCGGACTCTTCAATCTTCTCAGCTAACTCAAACGCAAACACTCGGGCGTGTATATGGCTGACAGTGGCAGATGATGATATATACGGGACGTCTCCAATACCAGTCACTGTTGTGTTAAACATTTCTAGTCCTATCTCAAGAGTGTCTGTTGGAAATATTGGTCAAACCATAATAACAGTCAGggatgatgatg ATGCTGTTGTCTCCATGGTCAATGATACCATGACAACTACCGAGGGTGGTGTGGCTAATGTGTGTGCTAATCTGGTCAGTCCATCTGGTGGAACAAGTGTACCCATCACTGTTGTGTTTGTTTGGAGTGGAG GAGGATTGGACTCTGCAATCTTCTCGGCTAACTCAAACACTCGGGCGTGCATACAACTGACAGTGGCAGATGATGATATATACGGGACGTCTCCAATACCAGTGTACACTGTTATGATAAGAAATTTCAACTTAAGAGTCACTATTGGAACAATTAGCCAAACCATAATAACTGTCAGGGATGATGATG ATGTCACCATTGAAATAAAGAATGAAACTCTAAACCAAAATGAAGAAGATGGTGATGTAACCGTCTGTGCAATACTCACTGGGCCCCCAGGTGGTCTAAGACAATCAGTCACTGTACAGTTCACTGCTCCAGCAACTGTCCTAATTCTTAATGGAAAACAGACAA atgATGTAACCTTCCCCAGTGGAGCTAAATTTTTCTCTGAACAATGCATCACTTACACTGACCCTGTGAGGGATGATGAACTGTTTGAGACCACAAGTCCCCTTGCATCATTTACTGTGACATTGAGTGATAACCAGGATTGTGTTACTGCCACTGGTACCACCACAATCAACGTGTACGACGATGATA ATCCTGTGTTGGCTCTATCACAATTGTCTTACACCTTTGCCGAAGCTACGAAGGAGACTGGAGAGATCTGTGTTATGTTTGAGGGTCCATCTGGAGGACTGGCAACTGGAACACTTGAAGTGCTGTTCACTATTGACACAGGGAATATCAATAGACCAGCAA CTCCACAAGTTGATTTTACTACAAGTTCTCTTATGCAAACAAGGCAGTTTTTAACTATTGGAGAGTCCAGATGTATCTCAGTGACAATAGTTGATGACGTCACCGCTGATCCTGGTGAATTATTTCGAGTTCTATTAACTTCTCCAAACAATCGAATTACGTTTAGAGGTGGAGCGGTTGCTATAGTAATAATCGACAATGATGATG TGCTGCCGGGTCCAACTAACCTCagaaattctacaacagaaccCAAAAGTGTGATATTGATGTGGGACCCTCCTGATACCACTTCGATTACTGTAGCACTAATTGGGTACAGCGTACAAGTGACAGGGACCAGTGGTTTCCCATCAATGTCACATACTACAAATTCTTCCTTCATTGTCATCAACAACCTTTTTCCTTACCAACAATACCAGTTCTCTGTCAGTGCTATTTATGAGGAAGACAACATTGGGGAAATTGTTTCAATTGTTGTAAGAACAAGACAAGAGG CTCCTGGAATACTAACTGCTCCAACAGCCACTTCCACGGCAACCACCCTCACCCTCTCCTGGGATCCACCAGCTGAACCTAATGGAGTCATCATCACCTACACACTGTATGTGGACTACCTCAATGGTACCATCACAAACATTCCTACTCCATCTGCATCATTCCTATTATCTCCCCTGAGCCCCTATCAAACTATATCAGTGCAAGTATCAGCCAGTACTTCAGTTGGTGAGGGACCAAGAACAAACTCTACTAGGTTCACTACAGCTGAGGCCA AGTCTGGCCCAGTTGGTGATCTAAATGTCCTAAGAGTGAATAAAACCACCTTCACTGTCAACTGGGTTGCGCCTGCCGAGGTCAATGGAGTGTTACTAACATACACCATCAGGACCAACGAGGAAGGAAGCAGCTCAGCAGATACAGAGTACAATACTTTAGCTACCTTGTTCACCATACATGAATTAG CCCCCTATACTCCCTATGTGGTATCAGTGGCTGCCATCAATGGCGCCGGTATTGGAGAGCCTGTCAGTGTTGTAGAATTCACTGCTGAAGGAG TTCCTCTAATCCATCCTCGAGATATTGGTTCTACTCGACTGAATGGAACAGCTGTGAGGGTGTCATGGAGACCACTCAGTCGCTCAGAGGCTAGAGGCTTCATCACTAACTACACCATCACCTACTGGAGAGTTGGTTCTAATACTGCAAATGCTATTACCATTACTGTATCTGGGGAAGACGCCAGCTCTGCTACAATTATTAATCTCGACCCAAACTCTGATTACTACTTTACTGTGTCAGCTGGTACAGTACAGGGAGTGAGCAATGTCAGTGCTGCCATTGTTATACCAACACAGTCATCAGGGAATCAAC CAATGGTAGGAGTGGGAGGAATTGCTGCAGGACTGATCATGGTCGTAGTTCTACTGACAATCATAGTCTGCATTGTTTGCAT AGTTAGAAGGAGACAACACAGTGAATTTGCACCTAAACAGAAGCTAATGAAACATGCCCCTCCACCAAAACCAATTCGGAGTCCTGACACTTATCCACTCCATGGGAAGGATATAGAATCTCAAGGAGAGCTGCACAAAGAAGAAGTGGAAGTGGAAGTGGAAGTGGATACGGCCTTCTATAACAGTGAAG ACATCGCAGTGACTGATTTTGCCGGTCATGTCAGAGAGCTGCACAAAGATGATGACACAGACTTTGAGAGTGAATATCGCTCTATCAAGAATGGAAATCACTCGTGGAATGTGGCACAGCTGCCCGAGAACAAGTTCAAGAAGAACAGATTCACAAACATATTCCCCT ATGACCACTGTAGAGTCAAGCTGCAGTCAACAGATGTACCTGGCTCTGACTATATCAATGCTAGCTGGATTAAG GGCTACAGGAATGATAATGCTTACGTTGCTGCACAAG GTCCAATGGCTGCAACTATCAACGATTTCTGGCGCATGATTTGGGAGAATAAGCTCCCTACGATTGTCATGGTGACCAAACTGGTTGAGAGCTCCAGAGAAAAGTGTGCCAGATATTGGCCCAGTGCTACCGGGGAGAAAATGGAAGTTGGGCCGAATATTTTCATTCTTCTGAAGGAGATCAAATTGTTCACTGACTACGAGATCAGGATCATGTCAATAACGAAT GCGTCGGAGCTTGGCTCCAGTCCGTTCCTAGTTACCCACTTCTACTACCTAGGTTGGCCCGACCACGGCGTTCCACAATATGCCACTTCTCTCCTCGGCTACCTGAGGCGGGTACGCAAGACCCATCCTGTATCCGGGCCCCCCCTCCTGGTCCACTGCAGCGCAGGGGTCGGGCGTACGGGTACGTTCATCGTACTGGATGCCATGCTCCAGCGCATCCAGGAGGAGAGAGTGGTGAACGTGTACCAGTTCGTGTGGGAACTGCGGGAGAGACGATGTCTGATGGTGCAGACTAAG TCCCAGTACATGTTTATCCACGATGCTCTGGATGAGCTAATAACGTGTGGGAACACTGAGATAGCTGCTCACAACCTCAACATTGCCACCCACCATCTGGGCACAATAGCCCCAGGGAAATCACTGTCCGGATACGAGGAGCAGTTTCAG CTACTGGAACAAGTCAGCAGGAAGCCATCACAACAGGACAGAGACATCATTGCCAGCCAAGAAGTGGAGAGCAAGAACCGTTACCATGACAAGTTCCCAT ATGATGTTCATCGACCCAAGCTCATGGGAAGCTCCAAACAGGACCAGTACATCAATGCCAGCTTTATAGAC GGCTACAAACACAGGAGGTGCTTTGTAGTCACACAGGCTCCCCTGGACAACACAGTACTTGACTTTTGGAAGATGGCCAAGAATCTTGGGAGCAGGACAATCGTGTTGCTATGCGACCTGACTGAAAATGGAAag GACATGTGTACGCAGTACTGGCCGGATAAGGTCGACGGAGAGGTCACTTATGGCAAGATAACTATCAAACTGCTCTCGGAAAAATGCGAGAAAGAAATCGTCGTGAGAAAACTGGAGATATCTCAAACTATGAAAGTG ACTGGCCGTGACTGTTACGTGCTGACTATGTTTCATTGCATGACGTGGAATGAGAATGGGACCCCGCCGGCACCGGAACCGGTTATACACCTGAATGAGCTTGTGGTCAATAATCAGAAATCGACAGGCAACAAACCTATCACTGTTATGTGCAA TGATGGGTGTGGTCGATCTGGCACTTTCCTGAGTGTGTACTCCACCATCGATAGGTTCAAAGTTGAGGCGGTGGTGGATGTGTTTCAGTGCGTGAAGTCAGCACGTATTCAGAGGATGGCATTGATGGCCAATACG aagcAGTACATACTTGTGCATGAGGTTCTCAAGAATTACATGAACTCATTTGATCAATACGCCATCTTTACAGTACAGTAA